A genome region from Hoplias malabaricus isolate fHopMal1 chromosome 8, fHopMal1.hap1, whole genome shotgun sequence includes the following:
- the dnaaf9 gene encoding uncharacterized protein C20orf194 homolog isoform X2 — protein MADISRTNGRPYNVGPAVSCSRLRQVQSLLKDGGNTAPDGILCSLGIDSRYNEGCSELAGYLFYGLYKHSQEEVPEDFPEEELDDVIILIKADCVHLYCNPVNYSYLLPYVSHWRNLHLHCMTEAEYGDEEAAEEFKISSFVSMVEDCTRIGIPYSSHCHVQKFDVFMLEKWPIIQAFALEGIGAGEFFTMKYKLIDVSEQLWQTCGRLDPVSLDCLFNEDLVCFERQWSCFFSIMGIESALSMQELSEAQIAEPFRTFYSHGLISSNITDNGKSRQPFVLFGSHSSKEDLDNYCFTFPSEGHQVRNTGPHGGAAKHMLLQCVAPKGPLACARTYFFGNTHVPYLAHDNTKQVKNELLLLSQIYSAAVQAVLAGIKCFSINSSASKAKDVAEQTFQLALDTFGLLQYRNALRSKAMFIIQAVNNEGRVMPLSDEHSRFLVKTASMVVYDIPNLQWGGGNLGSVVFSESFLESSIYIQDRDGALSTDSCFTILTSSVPRHMCWLVEESDVRLSDQALHLLKVENGTCLGVPLKTKDSTHLFCSSVLSTPEEGKLVFFSEGLLFVSPNYGTVTISKNHINTIKVYDGDSLSAAAVLFIEYESSLLPHLPFHLRSAARCLAISLMPKTKGYKSFYSKVLQVWNKPDSGLRMQHVAQDQLNLDQKNMYSRLLKLHEPHGSSTTSLRTQRTAYPELPDLDRFLKHFAVSSSVSEEAVCSDHLAALFPNVQHKPAPSESERKVILSIISGLPGSHKEGLCNFLVEVNQECGRWEVYSPALDSEDLCVPHLQQFLSNLATKSSKMHFNAPRVLLLTPGYTDVLDVVQAVVSHPDPQVQSRISVGAVTACVNPLASFMEHRLLFPKLMEQCSQGAVNNVVFTGLTTEQKHPLLKYMQQLIRSANPNAAFILAERGAVTRTEDMRLILSDSSFSQPQMIKTRYLLYPGWWEGRFLSGCGSVSMSQHYLQFSRPLERTLFLQCCKGLKSSLRGCPFTGNIYHISGKVLFSDSNMLMEVSCNSVSGSVSVTPNQGSTHSPNTMHTCYLLVHGVGLTQEGLKDWLRQCAKQCP, from the exons GGATTGACAGCCGATATAATGAGGGCTGTAGTGAGTTGGCCGGTTACCTTTTTTATGGTTTATATAAACACAGCCAGGAGGAGGTCCCAGAAGACTTCCCTGAGGAGGAGCTAGATG ATGTGATCATTCTGATAAAGGCAGATTGTGTTCACCTGTACTGTAACCCAGTGAATTACAGCTATCTACTGCCTTATGTCTCCCACTGGAGGAATCTGCACCTACACTGCATGACAGAAGCAGAG TATGGGGATGAGGAAGCAGCTGAGGAATTCAAAATTTCCAGCTTTGTGTCTATGGTTGAGGACTGCACTCGTATTGGAATACCCTACAGCTCTCATT GCCATGTTCAGAAGTTTGATGTGTTCATGTTGGAGAAGTGGCCTATTATTCAAGCATTTGCTCTGGAGGGAATTGGAGCTGGAGAATTTTTCACCATGAAGTATAAG CTCATTGATGTAAGTGAGCAGCTTTGGCAAACTTGTGGCAGACTGGACCCAGTGTCTTTGGACTGTTTATTTAATGAG GATTTGGTATGTTTTGAGAGGCAGTGGagctgttttttctccattatgGGCATTGAGAGTGCACTGTCTATGCAGGAGTTGTCAGAGGCTCAGATTGCAGAG CCATTCAGAACATTTTACTCCCATGGTCTCATTTCCAGTAACATCACAGATAATGG TAAAAGCCGACAACCATTCGTGTTGTTTGGGAGTCACTCCTCTAAAGAGGATCTGGACAACTACTGCTTTACCTTCCCCTCTGAAGGACACCAGGTCCGTAACACAGGACCTCATGGGGGCGCTGCCAAGCACATG cTTCTTCAGTGTGTTGCTCCTAAGGGCCCACTGGCCTGTGCTAGAACTTATTTCTTTGGGAACACTCATGTTCCATACCTAG CACATGATAACACCAAGCAGGTGAAGAATGAACTCCT GCTGCTGTCACAGATCTACTCAGCTGCAGTTCAGGCTGTGCTGGCTGGAATAAAATGCTTCTCCATCAATTCAAGTGCTAGCAAG GCAAAGGATGTTGCAGAGCAAACATTTCAGCTAGCTTTGGATACATTTGGATTACTTCAGTACCGGAATGCTCTCAG GTCCAAAGCTATGTTTATTATCCAGGCAGTGAACAATGAGGGAAG GGTAATGCCTCTTAGTGATGAGCACAGTCGCTTTCTGGTTAAAACA GCTTCCATGGTTGTATATGATATTCCAAATCTCCAGTGGGGTGGGGGCAACCTTGGATCTGTAGTTTTCTCTGAGTCCTTCCTGGAATCTAGCATCTACATTCAAGATAGGG ATGGAGCTCTTTCCACAGACAGCTGCTTCACTATACTTACTTCTTCAGTCCCACGCCATATGTGCTGGCTG GTAGAGGAGTCAGATGTGAGACTGTCTGATCAGGCTCTGCATCTTCTGAAG GTGGAGAATGGGACATGTTTGGGAGTTCCTCTAAAAACAAAAGACTCAACACATTTGTTCTGTAGCAGTGTGCTTTCTACACCTGAGGAAG ggaagcttgtgtttttctcaGAGGGTTTACTGTTTGTCAGTCCAAACTATGGCACAGTTACCATCTCCAAGAACCATATCAACACAATCAAAGTCTATGACGGG gactctctctctgctgcagcaGTGTTGTTCATAGAGTATGAGAGCTCTCTGCTGCCTCACCTTCCTTTTCATCTGCGGAGTGCTGCTCGCTGCTTGGCCATTTCTCTGATGCCCAAAACAAAGGGATATAAAAGCTTTTACTCAAAG GTCCTGCAGGTTTGGAATAAGCCTGATTCCGGGCTCCGGATGCAGCATGTGGCCCAAGACCAGCTGAATCTGGACCAGAAAAACAT GTACTCTAGATTATTGAAGCTCCATGAGCCACATGGGTCATCCACAACAAGCCTCAGGACTCAGAGGACTGCTTATCCTGAGCTACCAGATTTGGACAG GTTCCTGAAACATTTTGCTGTTAGCAGTAGTGTTAGTGAAGAGGCTGTCTGCAGTGACCACCTAGCAGCTCTCTTCCCAAATGTTCAACATAAACCAGCTCCTTCGGAGTCAGAGCGAAAG GTGATCCTTTCAATCATTTCAGGCTTACCAGGCAGTCATAAAGAGGGTCTGTGTAATTTCTTGGTGGAGGTGAATCAAGAATGCGGCAG ATGGGAAGTATATTCTCCTGCTCTGGATTCAGAAGATCTCTGTGTGCCACATCTGCAGCAGTTCCTTAGTAACCTTGCAACCAAATCTTCTAAAATGCATTTCAATGCACCTAGAGTGTTACTACTTACACCAGG ATACACAGATGTGTTGGATGTGGTCCAAGCTGTCGTGTCTCATCCAGATCCACAGGTTCAGAGCAGAATTAGTGTGGGTGCTGTCACAGCCTGTGTGAATCCCCTGGCTTCTTTCATGGAACATAG GCTTCTTTTCCCTAAGCTCATGGAACAGTGCAGTCAGG GGGCAGTGAATAATGTGGTATTTACGGGTTTGACCACAGAGCAGAAGCACCCTCTGCTGAAATACATGCAGCAGCTGATCCGTTCAGCCAATCCTAATGCAGCATTTATCCTAgctgagagaggagctgtgaCCAG AACTGAAGATATGCGTCTGATCCTGAGTGATAGCAGTTTCTCCCAGCCACAGATGATCAAAACCCGATATCTGCTCTATCCTggctg GTGGGAGGGCAGATTTCTATCCGGCTGTGGGTCGGTCTCCATGTCTCAACACTATTTGCAGTTCAGTCGTCCACTAGAGAGAACCTTATTCTTGCAATGCTgcaaag GACTAAAGTCGTCTCTCAGAGGCTGCCCTTTCACTGGAAACATCTATCACATCAGTGGGAAAGTGTTGTTCTCTG ACAGTAACATGCTAATGGAGGTGAGCTGCAACTCTGTCAgtgggagtgtgagtgtgacaccTAATCAGGGCTCCACCCATAGCCCCAACACTATGCACACCTGCTACCTGCTGGTTCATGGAGTGGGACTCACCCAGGAAGGCCTGAAAGACTGGCTCAGGCAATGTGCTAAACAG